The Ensifer canadensis genome has a segment encoding these proteins:
- a CDS encoding dihydrodipicolinate synthase family protein, giving the protein MSVTEFRGVVAAVPTPFDEEGRIDTEAFVEHASWCLNNGCDGLNVLGTTGEANSLSFEQRSAVMVAAEALDTKRLMVGTGTPDLETTIALTSLAGRLGYAAVLVLPPYYYKPAPDDGLFAWFARLIRGTAKNPIPMYLYNFPQMTGITYSPAFAARLAEAFPDRIKGAKDSSGDLDYARQLSRIPNFAVFPSNEATLADAGADNYAGTISATINIAPALSAKLWKSQDDTPLQDRVLRLRQLIAANPLIPAVKYLVAKRSGNPVWYNAAPPQPTLSDAHRETLDLIAARAYQPEQ; this is encoded by the coding sequence ATGTCTGTGACAGAATTCCGTGGCGTCGTTGCCGCCGTGCCGACGCCGTTCGACGAGGAAGGCCGGATCGATACCGAAGCCTTTGTCGAACATGCCAGCTGGTGCCTGAACAATGGCTGTGATGGCCTGAATGTGCTCGGCACGACAGGCGAAGCGAATTCGCTGTCTTTCGAACAGCGCAGCGCTGTCATGGTCGCTGCCGAGGCGCTGGATACCAAAAGGCTGATGGTCGGAACCGGAACTCCTGATCTCGAGACGACGATCGCCCTGACGAGCCTTGCCGGCCGTCTCGGCTATGCGGCAGTGCTGGTCTTGCCGCCTTACTACTACAAGCCCGCCCCCGACGACGGGCTCTTCGCCTGGTTTGCCCGGCTCATTCGCGGCACCGCCAAAAACCCGATTCCGATGTATCTGTACAACTTTCCGCAGATGACCGGCATCACCTACAGTCCGGCCTTCGCCGCAAGGCTCGCCGAAGCATTTCCGGATCGCATCAAGGGGGCCAAGGACAGTTCGGGCGATCTCGACTATGCGCGCCAGTTGTCGAGGATCCCGAACTTCGCCGTCTTCCCGAGCAATGAGGCCACACTCGCCGATGCGGGCGCCGACAACTACGCCGGCACGATTTCTGCGACGATCAATATCGCCCCGGCCCTGTCGGCCAAGCTCTGGAAGAGCCAGGACGATACCCCCTTGCAGGATCGCGTGCTTCGGTTACGGCAGTTGATTGCCGCCAACCCGCTTATCCCGGCCGTCAAATACCTGGTCGCCAAGAGGTCAGGAAATCCAGTCTGGTACAATGCCGCCCCGCCGCAGCCTACCCTTAGCGACGCGCATCGGGAGACGCTTGACCTGATCGCCGCGCGTGCTTACCAGCCGGAACAATAG
- the fdxA gene encoding ferredoxin: MAYVITEPCIDVKDGDCTAACPVDCIYEGGRTFYIHPEECINCGLCLSICPVDAIVWDHEIPESQRHFIAVNKEFFDSDVTGLGSPGGWSKECSTALDHPFVAGFERVATSA, encoded by the coding sequence ATGGCCTATGTCATTACAGAGCCCTGCATCGACGTGAAGGACGGCGACTGTACCGCGGCCTGCCCCGTGGACTGCATCTACGAAGGTGGCCGTACCTTCTACATTCACCCCGAAGAATGCATAAATTGTGGGCTCTGTCTGTCGATCTGTCCTGTCGACGCCATTGTCTGGGATCACGAGATCCCGGAGAGCCAGCGCCACTTCATCGCCGTCAACAAGGAGTTCTTCGACTCCGACGTGACCGGATTGGGATCGCCGGGCGGGTGGAGCAAGGAGTGCTCGACGGCGCTGGACCACCCGTTCGTTGCCGGCTTCGAGAGGGTAGCAACGTCAGCATGA